The DNA sequence TTCCTCCACAAAAGGTTCAAGGTTAGAGGTTCAAGGTTCAAGGTTAAAAGCATAGAACATGGAACATTGAACTTTGAAGATAATTAGATCATTAAATACTCTTTCTTAACCTCTTCGTTCGTAGCTAATTCCTCAATACTGCCGTGGTATTTGATTCTCCCCCTGTCAATTACATAGGCCCGCTCAGCAACAGATAATGAAAACCTCACGTTCTGCTCAGAAAAGAGGATTGTCACCCCTTCATTCCTGAGTTTTTTCAGCTTATTCGCAAAGTCTTTCACTATAAGAGGCGCCAGCCCTTCAACCGGTTCGTCAAGGAGAATCAATTCGGCATTCCCCATCAGGGTTCTCCCTATGGTCAGCATCTGCTGTTCGCCACCGCTTAAATAGCCGCCGAGACTTTTTTCTAACTGTTTGAGCTTGGGAAAAATTTCATAGATTCTCTCGATCGTCCATGGTTCACCTTTAAAGTGCTCAGAATTTTTCCTTCCTATCTCAAGGTTTTCCAGTACCGTGAGGTCAGGGAAAATGAGCCTGTTATCAGGTACATATCCAACCCCCTTCTTTGCCACATAGTAAGGGGGTTTCCCCCTCATTTCCTCGCCGTAGAAGGTAACACTCCCCGTTTTCGGGGGGGTCAGCCCCATGATACTCCTCAAGGTTGTTGTTTTTCCTGCACCATTCCTTCCCAAAAGGCAGACGAGTTCCCCGCTATTTATATGAAGTGAAACATCAAAAAGTATGTGGCTTGTCCCGTAATATGTATTCATGTCCTTTACTTCGAGTATCATATCTCCTCACCAAGATAGCATTGTTGGGCTTCCTTATTATTCCTTACCTCTTCCGGGGTGCCCTCGGCAACAAGAACCCCCTGATGCAAAACAGAAAGTTTACGGGCATACCCGAAAATGACCGATATATCATGTTCAGTAAAGAGAATGGTCAAACCAATCTCCTTATTTAGGCGTTTTACCAACTCCATTGTATTGTGGGTCTCTTCTGATGACATCCCTGCTGTGGGTTCATCGAGAAGGAGAAGGCTGGGTTTACTTGCAAGGGCCAGGGCAAGTTCGAGTTTCTTTTTATCACCCTGCGAAAGGATTCCGGCTTCTGTGTCCCTGAATTCGGACAATCCGGTGATGTCCAGTAGTTCTAAAGTCTCATTCCGGGCAAGCTTCCTCGCAGGGGTAAAGAAATTAAGGGTCTTTTTCTGTTGCGCAAGAACTGACTGACGTACGTTCTCATATGTCGTAAGCTTTGGATAAATATTACTTACCTGGAAGGCGCGGGTTATCCCGGTACGGGCAATCTTATGTCGAGACCAGTTTGTGATATTCTTATCCATAAAAGTGACTGTTCCTCCGCTTACAGCATGATAACCTGTAACGAGATTAAAAAAGGTGGTCTTTCCTGCCCCGTTAGGGCCGATAATAGCCGCAATTTCACCTTTCGGAAGATTGTAATTTACATCTGTTAATACCTGGTACTTATGAAACGCCTTACTTAAGTGTTCGACCTGTAGGATATTGTCGTTTGCCATATCAAGATCCCCCGTGTTCAAGGGTTGTACTTTCTTTACTTTTAAGATGACCAAACTTTTCCTTGTAAACCCCTAAAACGCCACCAGGCAAAAGTAGAACAACGATAATAATGACGATCCCGCTCACCAGTGGCCAGTACTCGGTATAGCCCGTTACAAAGGCATTGAGAAGCGTGTAGATCACCGAACCGAGCATGGGACCCAGGAAGTAGTGGGGGCCTCCAAGGATCGCCATGAATACCGGACCGCCCGAGTGTTGCCAGCTACAGAGATCTGGCGCAACACTTCTGTTAAATGGTCCCCAGATGGCGCCTGCCAGACCGGCAAACATACCGGCAATCACAAAATTGATGAGCATATATCTCTGCACGTTGATCCCGATAAACTCCGTGCGCTCCGTGTTGTCCCGTATTGTCCTCATGGTATACCCGAATGGTGATTCGCTTATGAACCAGAGAATAATCGCCCCAATGGTTACGACCACAAGGGTAAAGAAATAGTAGGGATTAGTTTTGAATAGCCATGCAGGCGGATTAATCCCTTGAAGACCGTTGTCACCCCCTGTGAAGGAATACCACTGGAAGATGATATAGAAAACAAGCTGGCCAAATGCCATGGTCAGGATGGCAAAATAGATACCCCTTAAACGGACACAGAAATAACCGAGGATCAGCGCACATATCCCTGCGGTGACCATCGATATGGGCAGTGTCACGAAGAGCGGCCAGTTTGCTTTTACCATCAGGAGCCCCGTGGTATATGCACCGACCCCGTAATATGCCGCATGTCCGAAGCTGAGCTGCCCCATGTAGCCGAAGATCATATTAAAACTCAGGGCAAATAGGCCAAGAATAAGAATCTCGTTCAGCACATGGACCCAGAATTCCGTGACAATGAATGGCAAAATCAAAGCCAGGACAAAGAGTGCCGCTGGCATCCATATTTTTTTTAAGATATTATTTTTATGTTCAGCCATGTTATGTCCTCATCGGTGTTCCAAAGAGCCCCCATGGGCGTATAATGAGAATTGCTGCAGTAATTACAAAGATGAGAACCATTGCTCCAGCCGGCCAGTAAAGGATTGCGAAAGAGAAAACTTCACCCACAATAATCGCGCCTACAAGGGTCCCCAGAAGACTTCCGAATCCACCTATAACAACCACACAAAAGGCCTGGATAATAATAGCAATGTCCATACCGAGATTAACAGAACCTATAGGTGCCTGGACACCCCCTGCAAATCCTGCGATAAAGATACCGAGGGTAAATACCCATGTATAGATTTTCGGTATAGGGATACCAAGGGCCCCTACCATTTCACGGCTAAAAACGGCGGCCTTGACGATATGACCGTACCTCGTATATTTAAGAAACCACCATAAACCAAGGGCTACTGCAAAACCAGCAAGAATCACAAAAATAAAATAGGAATCAAAGGGGGCCCCGAAGATAAAAACGGGTTTTTGAATTGCAGGGGGACGGGCAATAAGCCTGTCCGTCGGGCCCCATACAATTTTTATCAAATCAGCAAAAATCAAGGCTAGGGCATATGTGATGAGCAACTGTTCATGGAGTTCCCTCTTGTAAATGTGCTTGATCAAAACAATCTCCGTAACCCACCCCACAGCAGCACATGCAAATCCGGCAAGGGGAATGCTGACCCATAAGGCAAAATTATACCCCTGCATTAGATACCAGAAGGAATAGCAGAAATATGCACCGATCAGCCAGAGCGTGGCATGGGCAAAGTTCAGGATGTTCATAACGCCGAATATCAGGGAGAGACCTGAGGCGACAAGGAAGAGTATCATGCCGTAGGTCAATCCGCTCAAAAACTGTGAAAAGAGAAAACTGAATTCCATGGTTTATGCCCTATAGTTATTTTTGTTCTGCTTTTCTTGCTGCAACAATTTCAGCTTCCGGGCGCTCACTTTCGGCACCTTTAACCTCTATCACGTCCTTTAAGATCGGGAATGGATATTTAGGGTCATCCCCCACAACGCCAACGTATGATGAACAACTTAACTGGTTATCAATGGGACGGAATCTCAGCTTGCCACGGGTCAGGTCAACGGTGAGCCCTTTCATGGCGTCCTTTACCTTATCCGTGTCGATGGTCTTTGCTTTTTCTATACCCTGTTTGAGGGAATACACTGCATCGTAACCCATAACAGCCCAGTCACTTGGATATTTTTTATACTTTGCCCGGTAATTTTTTACGAAATTTACCATCATCGGTACATCCAGGTGAGCAAAAAACGGTGCACGTGTAATTGATACGAGGCCTCTCGGGACTGTTTTTGCTTCTATAATCAACTCCGTGACGCTTACCATACCACCTGCAAATGTTACTTTTTCGAAAAAGCCATAAGGCCTCGCCTGTTCTATAAAGCTAACATTATCCTTTGAAGCAAGACATGGATATACAAAGTCTGGTTTCATTGCCATAATGCTTGTGATGAAAGAGGTAAACTGGGTCTCTCCAAGTCTTGGCCAGAATTCTTTCTTTAGCTTTAATTGAGGTGCTACCTTCTTAAGTTCCTTTACCACCTCTTCCTGGGTCGACCTTCCCCACTCGTAATCAGAGGCAAGTGTCACATATTCCTTCCATCCTTTATCCTTTGCCATTTTGGCAATTGCAAGAACTGCCGCCTTTGCCTGCATGTAACTGTTTGGAACTACCTGGAATGTATAAGGACTGTAGTTAATCTTTGTGATATTCTCCGAGTTGCTGATTGCAGCAATATGAAGGGTTTTATACTCCCTGCAGATCGGTTTCACCGCAACCGCAACAGCACTCGAATAATCATTAATAACTGCACGGACCTTATCCCTGAGGATCAAATCTTTTACCTCTCGAACACCCACATCCGGTTTTGTCTGTGTATCTCTCTGAAAAACCTTGATGGGATACTTTCCAAGGAAACCACCCTTTGCATTTATCTCATCAACAGCAACATGGATGCCTTCCAACTGGTCTTTACTGTAGAGAGTACCTGTGCCGGTAAATCCGAGGGCAACACCAAGGTTGTAAGGTTCTGCAGACATAACCTTACCTGAACCTGCCAACCCAACCAGAAAAACCAGTGCAACAAAAACAAATACAATCTTTAAAGCTTTGGACTTCATGACAAACCTCCTTTTTTTGTTATTTCCCTAAATAAAAAGGGCTAATACGTTAAAACCACACCTCCGTCAAACAAAAGATCCCCGCTATTTAAATATCTGGCGAAACGGGAGAAACCAAAGATAAAAAGATTTGCCACTTCAATTGGTGACATCATCTCTTTTATCCGTGATTTTCCCATCATGACATCCCTGACAACCTCTTCAGGGGTTATCCCGCGCTGCTCTGCCTGTGATGGAATCTGGTTAAGAGCCAATGCAGTTTTTACAAAACCTGTGCTCACAGAAAAGGAACGGATATACCCCTCCCCTTCAGCGGCAATAGATTGAGAGAGCGCCCTCATAGCAAATTTCGTTATATTGTAGACCGGTTTATTTAATGTACTGATATGGGCATGAATAGACCCCATATTACCGATGGCACCTTTGCCATCTTCGCTCTTTTTCATGTAAGGGATTGTCAATTTGGAGAGATAAAACGGAGCCCGGACCATCAGCCTCATCATAAAGTCATATTTTTCCATAGGAAAGTTTTCGATAGAATCAATATGCTGTATACCAGCAATATTTGCAAGGTATTTGATGCTGCCCAGCTTCACTGATTCTTTTACTGCATGTTCTACTTCTTTATCCTTTGTAAGGTCCGTTTTGATGAAAACCATTTGACCACCAATTTTTCGGGCTAAATCCTGGGTCTTTCTCCCCCCTTTTTCGTCCACATCAAGGCCAACAGCCATAAGATTATTTGCTGCGGCTGCAATACATGTAGCCCTTCCAATACCACTGCCTGCACCGGTCACAATACAGACATTGTTAATATTGAAGTCTGCATCAGAAAGAATTAATACATTTTCGCGTTTTATTTCGGGTTCATTTATATCGAATGACATGATAACCCCCGCTATGATTTGTAAAGAAAATAAATTTTTGAACATTTATATTGCAATACCTGTGCCACATGCCCTGATTCAAAAGATGACCATTTATAAATATTTGTAATTGTTAGGATATTTCCTATTTCCAGGGGATATGATACACTATCAATAAGCCATTTATTGTAAATAAATTTTGTCGAACATTAAAATTTATGTAGAATATTTTATACAAATAGATATATGCTTGTAGCAGAATAGATACAGGGGGCATATGCAGGAAAAAAAGATACGAAATCCTTATGCCGGGAATAAGGGCTCAGATAAGGTTAATCCACCAGATTTCGAACACCAGGATGTTAAGAAACAGCTTAAGATGCTTAAAATGATTTTTGATAATATTTACAATGGTGTTGTGGTCACCGATACCAATGGTTATATTGTTTATTTCAATAAACCCTATGGTCAATTCCTGGGGGTTGATCATGAGGCTCAAATTGGCAAACATGTCACTGAAGTAATAGAAAACACACGCATGCACATTGTAGCAAAAACAGGAAAACCAGAAATCAATGTCGCACAAAGGATTCAAGGGCAGGACATGGTGGTTCAGCGAATCCCTATTAAGAAAAACGGTAAAGTTATTGCTGTGTACGGGCAGGTGATGTTTAAAAAGGTAAGCGATGTCAGTAAGCTTGCAAAAGAATTATCTTTCCTTGAATCAAAGGTAAAACTTTATGAAGAAGAACTCATCTCGCTGCGCTCTACCCGTTATACATTTGATAGTATCGTTGGGGCAAGTAATACCTTGTCTGATCTTAAAGGGCAGGCGTTTAAGGCTGCCAGTAATAACTTCCCTGTCCTGATTACGGGCGAATCAGGTACAGGAAAAGAGATGTTTGCCCAGGCAATCCATAATGCCAGTCCCCGTAAGCTATATCCCTTCATAAAAATTAATTGTGCTTCCATACCAAAAGACCTGATTGAATCCGAGCTCTTTGGTTATGAAAAAGGTGCCTTCACAGGGGCAAGTCCATACGGCAAACCCGGTAAGTTTGAGCTTGGAAATCATGGTACTGTGTTTCTTGATGAAATAGGTGACCTGCCTATAGAGATGCAACCGAAATTGTTGCGTGTCCTTGAAGAGAAAGAGTTCGAACATATCGGTGGAACTATACCTATCAGGTCAGATTTTCGTCTGATTACAGCAAGCAACCAGAATCTTGAAGAGATGTTGCAGGATGGGAGATTTCGCAAGGACCTGTTTTATCGATTGAATGTGATACGATTACGTATTCCACCCCTTCGTGACAGGACAGAGGACATCACCCCCCTTGTACACCATTTACTACAGCGGATTGCACAGGATCTATCTATTCCAGAAGTAAAGATAGACCAGCAGCCCGAATATGCTTTAAGCAGTTACGATTGGCCGGGAAATGTCCGGGAACTCCTTAACGTACTTGAGCGGGTTGTTTCTTCTATGGAAGGGAATGTTATTCATCTCCGTGATATACCCTTCCATATATATAGTAAACAAAAGAAAGCAAGGGACACGCACCGTGGTGCACTGAGGGATGTCAACGCCACTGCCGAAAGAGAGGCAATACAATACGCCCTGGAGACAACCAACTACAATAAGACACAGGCTGCTGACTTACTCGGTATTCACAGGACGCTTCTTTACAAAAAGATAAAAAAATATAATCTTTTTCTTGATAATAGAACCAACATACCGTCATTGTAGAAAAATTGATACACTTCCTGAAGGGTTGTCTTTGCTATTCTATTTCAATATGCAACATTACATCAGTATTCAGTTCTTGGTCTGACACAACTTGCTATAAGACTGTGGAACACTATGGCACTTTTCTGCAACGACGCCGGAAAGATTTAATGAGTCTTTTTCTTTAGAGGTGATTTATATGCCTGACCCCTGCTTTCTGAAAGAAATTTTGCCAAGCTGTCCGCCCATAAATCCATAGTATCATAAGCATAAGCCCATCTGCTTTTAGCCTTTA is a window from the Pseudomonadota bacterium genome containing:
- a CDS encoding ABC transporter ATP-binding protein; this encodes MILEVKDMNTYYGTSHILFDVSLHINSGELVCLLGRNGAGKTTTLRSIMGLTPPKTGSVTFYGEEMRGKPPYYVAKKGVGYVPDNRLIFPDLTVLENLEIGRKNSEHFKGEPWTIERIYEIFPKLKQLEKSLGGYLSGGEQQMLTIGRTLMGNAELILLDEPVEGLAPLIVKDFANKLKKLRNEGVTILFSEQNVRFSLSVAERAYVIDRGRIKYHGSIEELATNEEVKKEYLMI
- a CDS encoding ABC transporter ATP-binding protein; this translates as MANDNILQVEHLSKAFHKYQVLTDVNYNLPKGEIAAIIGPNGAGKTTFFNLVTGYHAVSGGTVTFMDKNITNWSRHKIARTGITRAFQVSNIYPKLTTYENVRQSVLAQQKKTLNFFTPARKLARNETLELLDITGLSEFRDTEAGILSQGDKKKLELALALASKPSLLLLDEPTAGMSSEETHNTMELVKRLNKEIGLTILFTEHDISVIFGYARKLSVLHQGVLVAEGTPEEVRNNKEAQQCYLGEEI
- a CDS encoding branched-chain amino acid ABC transporter permease: MAEHKNNILKKIWMPAALFVLALILPFIVTEFWVHVLNEILILGLFALSFNMIFGYMGQLSFGHAAYYGVGAYTTGLLMVKANWPLFVTLPISMVTAGICALILGYFCVRLRGIYFAILTMAFGQLVFYIIFQWYSFTGGDNGLQGINPPAWLFKTNPYYFFTLVVVTIGAIILWFISESPFGYTMRTIRDNTERTEFIGINVQRYMLINFVIAGMFAGLAGAIWGPFNRSVAPDLCSWQHSGGPVFMAILGGPHYFLGPMLGSVIYTLLNAFVTGYTEYWPLVSGIVIIIVVLLLPGGVLGVYKEKFGHLKSKESTTLEHGGS
- a CDS encoding branched-chain amino acid ABC transporter permease, encoding MEFSFLFSQFLSGLTYGMILFLVASGLSLIFGVMNILNFAHATLWLIGAYFCYSFWYLMQGYNFALWVSIPLAGFACAAVGWVTEIVLIKHIYKRELHEQLLITYALALIFADLIKIVWGPTDRLIARPPAIQKPVFIFGAPFDSYFIFVILAGFAVALGLWWFLKYTRYGHIVKAAVFSREMVGALGIPIPKIYTWVFTLGIFIAGFAGGVQAPIGSVNLGMDIAIIIQAFCVVVIGGFGSLLGTLVGAIIVGEVFSFAILYWPAGAMVLIFVITAAILIIRPWGLFGTPMRT
- a CDS encoding ABC transporter substrate-binding protein, with amino-acid sequence MKSKALKIVFVFVALVFLVGLAGSGKVMSAEPYNLGVALGFTGTGTLYSKDQLEGIHVAVDEINAKGGFLGKYPIKVFQRDTQTKPDVGVREVKDLILRDKVRAVINDYSSAVAVAVKPICREYKTLHIAAISNSENITKINYSPYTFQVVPNSYMQAKAAVLAIAKMAKDKGWKEYVTLASDYEWGRSTQEEVVKELKKVAPQLKLKKEFWPRLGETQFTSFITSIMAMKPDFVYPCLASKDNVSFIEQARPYGFFEKVTFAGGMVSVTELIIEAKTVPRGLVSITRAPFFAHLDVPMMVNFVKNYRAKYKKYPSDWAVMGYDAVYSLKQGIEKAKTIDTDKVKDAMKGLTVDLTRGKLRFRPIDNQLSCSSYVGVVGDDPKYPFPILKDVIEVKGAESERPEAEIVAARKAEQK
- a CDS encoding SDR family oxidoreductase; this translates as MSFDINEPEIKRENVLILSDADFNINNVCIVTGAGSGIGRATCIAAAANNLMAVGLDVDEKGGRKTQDLARKIGGQMVFIKTDLTKDKEVEHAVKESVKLGSIKYLANIAGIQHIDSIENFPMEKYDFMMRLMVRAPFYLSKLTIPYMKKSEDGKGAIGNMGSIHAHISTLNKPVYNITKFAMRALSQSIAAEGEGYIRSFSVSTGFVKTALALNQIPSQAEQRGITPEEVVRDVMMGKSRIKEMMSPIEVANLFIFGFSRFARYLNSGDLLFDGGVVLTY
- a CDS encoding sigma 54-interacting transcriptional regulator, whose product is MQEKKIRNPYAGNKGSDKVNPPDFEHQDVKKQLKMLKMIFDNIYNGVVVTDTNGYIVYFNKPYGQFLGVDHEAQIGKHVTEVIENTRMHIVAKTGKPEINVAQRIQGQDMVVQRIPIKKNGKVIAVYGQVMFKKVSDVSKLAKELSFLESKVKLYEEELISLRSTRYTFDSIVGASNTLSDLKGQAFKAASNNFPVLITGESGTGKEMFAQAIHNASPRKLYPFIKINCASIPKDLIESELFGYEKGAFTGASPYGKPGKFELGNHGTVFLDEIGDLPIEMQPKLLRVLEEKEFEHIGGTIPIRSDFRLITASNQNLEEMLQDGRFRKDLFYRLNVIRLRIPPLRDRTEDITPLVHHLLQRIAQDLSIPEVKIDQQPEYALSSYDWPGNVRELLNVLERVVSSMEGNVIHLRDIPFHIYSKQKKARDTHRGALRDVNATAEREAIQYALETTNYNKTQAADLLGIHRTLLYKKIKKYNLFLDNRTNIPSL